Genomic segment of Streptococcus pneumoniae:
CTCCTCTACTAAATCCTTCCATGTTTGCTCCACTTTCTCATCCAGATAATTCTCTGCGATTTCATAAGACACCTCATGGAAATCTGAAAGATTTTCCTGATTGAAAATAGAGATGATTTTCTCAGCAAAACTATGAACCAGCTTCTCTTCTTCGTGGCTTTCAAATTTTGGTAGCAAATAGCCATTTTCTCCATCTTTTACAAAGGTTTGATTCCCATAAGGAACATCAAAACCAATGATTGGAAGACCTGAGCCAATCGCCTCAAGCAAGGTCAGGCCAAATCCTTCACTGGTAGAAGCAGCTAAATATACTTGATAATGTTGATAGATATCTGTTAAATCATGATGTCCTTTTAAATGGATAAACTCACCAGCACCCAGCTCCTCAATCAACTGACGAAGCTTTTGCTCCTCGCCACCAGCGCCATAAATATCAAAAGTCAATTCTGGCAATACTTTTTGAGCTTGACTGACGGCTTGAACCAACCAATCAATGTGCTTTTCTGAAGCCAAACGAGAAGCCGTAACTAAAGAGAATGGCTTGCGTGCTTTTTCTGGACGATGCAAACTCGCAAGACTTCCCACTGGAATCGTGCGAATCTGTGGCGTCCGATTTTCAAATGTCTCAAATTGCTCCAACATAGTTTCCTTCTGACGATCTGTTGCCACCAAGAAGAAATCCACATCATCAGAATACGTAAATTGGTAATCGTAGAAATTATTCCAAAGAATCGTATGATCTGTCACCGCATTTGCACTGTAATGCTCTGCATGCACAACTACCCCCAATTTTGCAGGGGTGTGGTATTGAAAGACAGCTTGTCCCACACCTGTTGCTCGATCTAAAATCACGATGTCTTTTTCTGTCAAGGAAAGGGATTGCATGAAATAAACCATGAACTCTTCTTTTGAGTAGCAAATACGATTTGGAAAACGATAAATCGGATACTCTCCGATTAGCTCATCATAAGCCACACTTCCATCTTCGTTGTAAAAACTTCTTTGGTAAAGAGTCGCTCGATTGTCCTTAGGAATATAATATTCACTAAAGGTCTTTTGATAGGTATAAAAGTCTTTTCTGATCAGATTCCCACGAGAGACAATCTCCACACATCGAACAATCTCTGTCTCCTCACTTTTTCTATAAATGGTAATAAAATCATTTTCACTGAAAAAGAGTCTGACAATCGCGCCATCTACCTCTTCTCTGACAATCTGAGCCGGATGTTCCTTACGAATATCCGCAACAGCCACACTTGAAGGCGCTATCTTCATATCTGTAAAGTGAGAATAAAGCCAAATGATTTCCTCATCTTTAAAGCCAATATTACGAGTTAAATCACAGATATTATCCTGTGAAAAAAAATCTGTAAAGATAAATTTCGCTGGAATATCTAACTTCCGCAAAACCTTTCCACGATAGGCTTGAGCATATTCGACCCCACTACTGGCCCAGCCAATGCCTAAATTGATATTATAAACTGTCATAGTTTCCTTTCCTCATTAGGCAAAGTAGATTTCTACTTCACCTTTTTTATTGTAAGAGACTTCACTGAGAAGTATGTTGCGAACAAGCAAGCGATAAACCTCTTGCTTCATGCGTTCATAAGACGAAAGTGCATCTTTATGATATTCAAAAATTGGGTTTCGCTGGGCAGTTGTACGAGCGCTGACAACTGTCTTAAGCTGTTGCAAGTAGTCAACTTCCTCAATCCAAGCCTCATCAATGGCTTTTAAAATCGCGGTTCGTTGAAACTGTTCAAAATCCTGTTCTAAGAAATCAACTTTTTGTTGCCATTCGTCTTTTGCAATCCGAAGAAGACCTTCTCGTACAGACTCTTCATCTGTAAAATCATCTATCGCATGAATCAAGCGGCTATGATAGGACAAATTGTCAAAGATAAATCGTTTAACAACTAATTCTGTTAAATTTTCTTCTTTCTCTAAAAAGTCGCAAATACTCTTTTCAATCATCTCCCAGATATTAAAATCTTCCTGACTGCCATAGATGAGCTCATCTCTTTGCGCATAAATCATCTCACGTTGAACCTTGACGCTCTCGTCATACTCCAGTGTTGTTTTTCGTGACTGCCGTCCCATATTTTCACTCTTCATCTGAGCATGTTTGATGAGTTTGCCAAATTTCCTTCCTGACAATTCTTTTGGTTGATTGGCTTCACGCTTGGTTTGGTGTTTCTTGAGATATTTTTGAGACCATTCATCTCCATTTTTCACCACAAGGTCATCTTCTAGGGAAACAAAGAATTGGCTAAAACCAGGATCACCTTGGCGACCGGAACGTCCACGCATCTGCAGATCCATTCGCTCATTGTCCATCCGCTCTGTTCCAATAACAGCAAGCCCCCCTAATTCCTTGACGCCTGCTCCTAGCTTAATGTCCGTTCCTCGTCCTGCCATATTGGTCGCAACAGTGACAGCACCTAATTGACCCGCTTCTGCAATCATCTGTGCTTCTTTGACAGCATGGTGGGCATTTAAAAGACTATGTGGAATGGACTCCATCAAGAGGATTTCTGAATAAAGCTCTGACATCCGTACAGATCCTGTCACAATCAAGATAGGTTGACCTGTCGCATGAATCTTCTTAATAAAGGCTATGATAGCTTCAATCTTTTCTGGCAAGGTCGTATAAATCTTATCTGGCAGATCTTTTCTCTGAATCGGCTTATTGGTCGGAATACGAATCACTTCCATGTTATAGGTTTCTACGAATTCATCCTCCGCAGTCTTTCCTGTACCTGTCATACCAGCTAATATCTTAAACTTAAGAAACAAATTTTGATAGGTGATGGACGCCATCGCTCGCATCTCATGAGAAATCTCCACTCTCTCCTTGGCTTCAAGCGCTTGGTGTTGCCCTCCTTGTAACTTTGTCGATTCTAAAATGCGACCGTTACTGATATCCACCAATTTGACCTCATCTTTGCCTTTTTTACCAGGTTCGACCACATAGTCTTTTCCTTTTTCAAACAAATGATGGGCATTCAAGGCTAATTTGACCCGCCGTACCAGATCAAAATTATCTTTGCTAAACAATTTCTCAACTGAAAAATAGCGCTCAGCAGCATCAATCCCTTTTTGCGTAAGCCAGATTTCCTTAGTTTCTTTTTCAACCTGATAATCTTCCCCCTGCACAAGACTTAAAATAAAATTGTCTGCAAAGGTATGAAGATTTGACTGCAAACGAGGCGATCCTGAGATAATTAGCGGCGTCTGCGCACTATCAAGAAGAACGCTATCGGCTTCATCTACAATGACATAGTGAAACTCTCGCATGTACTTGCCCTTGGTCGAGGTTGCTAGGTTATCAATCAAATAATCAAATCCTAGCGTTCCATTGGTGGTGTAGATAATGTCTGATTGATAGATTTCTCGTTTTTTCTTGATATTTGGCTTTTTAGGAGCTTTTGATTCTTCCTCTACGGCAATCCCGACAGTCAATCCTAGGAATTTATAGACATCTCCCATCTCTGTCCCATCGCGCTTTGCTAAGTAAGAACTGGTCGTCACTAGCATAGCTCCCTTACCTACCAAGGCATTGAGATACAAAGGCATGGTTGCCGTTAGGGTTTTCCCCTCACCTGTCTTCATCTCGGCTAGATTACCTTCATGAAGGACAATCGCTCCTAGCACTTGCACTTCATACGGAAACATCCCTAAAATGCGCTTATCTGCCTCACGCACAACGGCATAGGCTTCTGGAAGCAGTTGATCCAAGGTCTCTCCATTGTCTAAGCGTTTTTTAAACTCTAAGGTTTTCCCTTGCAATTCTACATCCGATAAGCTCTCCATGTAGGGCGCTAAACTGTTTATTTTTTGATAGATTTTTTTTAGTCTTTTTAAACGATAATAGTCTAACGAAAACCAATTATTCTTCATCATTGTCCGCCATATCTTTCTTTATTCCGTTTCTACTAATTGAAGAGCATAATCAACGCGATTGAGACTTCCTGCAATAAAAGCAAGAGATTCTTTTGTAGCTAGATCATCGTAAAAGCGAACCTTACTAGAATCCTCCGTCAAACCAACAAAGCGACGAATATCAACAGGATGTTGAAATAAATCATCTAGTTTACGCTGATACCAATCTGTTCCATAAAAATCAGTTGTCACATAAGCCTGACTCATGCTGACATAGGTTGCATAATAGACGGCTGCAAAATTACCAATCGGTCCACTTCCAATGAAATAAAGAGGAAAAGGTTCCGCTTGCTGGGCTAAAAACTCTTTAATCTCTTCTAAACACCGATCTGTCAAGTACAAATAGTCAGAGTTATCCGCAAATATCTTGACATTTGGCTGTCTCGCATACATACTTTCTTCCACTTCTTTTTGCTGATTTGGCTCTGCAAAAAAAATCTTTGCCCCTTTTATAGTTGAAACAGTAGGATTTAGTGCTTCTAATTCCAAATACTGAAAATGGAGATATACACATCCTGCATTCACAAGCTCAATATCATAGGAATAGGCGTCTAAAGGATAGGTAAATTGATCGTCAGCTGTTTTTAAAATGGTAAAAGCGATTGATTTTTGAAAACGATTATAAAAGTTAATCCGCACATAAATACTCGCTTGCGGTTTCATCTCTGCCAACAAGCCGATACGATAAGTTGCTCCGCGTGTCAATAATGGTAAAACAGCCT
This window contains:
- the secA2 gene encoding accessory Sec system translocase SecA2 codes for the protein MMKNNWFSLDYYRLKRLKKIYQKINSLAPYMESLSDVELQGKTLEFKKRLDNGETLDQLLPEAYAVVREADKRILGMFPYEVQVLGAIVLHEGNLAEMKTGEGKTLTATMPLYLNALVGKGAMLVTTSSYLAKRDGTEMGDVYKFLGLTVGIAVEEESKAPKKPNIKKKREIYQSDIIYTTNGTLGFDYLIDNLATSTKGKYMREFHYVIVDEADSVLLDSAQTPLIISGSPRLQSNLHTFADNFILSLVQGEDYQVEKETKEIWLTQKGIDAAERYFSVEKLFSKDNFDLVRRVKLALNAHHLFEKGKDYVVEPGKKGKDEVKLVDISNGRILESTKLQGGQHQALEAKERVEISHEMRAMASITYQNLFLKFKILAGMTGTGKTAEDEFVETYNMEVIRIPTNKPIQRKDLPDKIYTTLPEKIEAIIAFIKKIHATGQPILIVTGSVRMSELYSEILLMESIPHSLLNAHHAVKEAQMIAEAGQLGAVTVATNMAGRGTDIKLGAGVKELGGLAVIGTERMDNERMDLQMRGRSGRQGDPGFSQFFVSLEDDLVVKNGDEWSQKYLKKHQTKREANQPKELSGRKFGKLIKHAQMKSENMGRQSRKTTLEYDESVKVQREMIYAQRDELIYGSQEDFNIWEMIEKSICDFLEKEENLTELVVKRFIFDNLSYHSRLIHAIDDFTDEESVREGLLRIAKDEWQQKVDFLEQDFEQFQRTAILKAIDEAWIEEVDYLQQLKTVVSARTTAQRNPIFEYHKDALSSYERMKQEVYRLLVRNILLSEVSYNKKGEVEIYFA
- the asp3 gene encoding accessory Sec system protein Asp3; amino-acid sequence: MYHRIYWNNFGRDSYLAGTRLRKQGADMILENSLISPGARMHIWSSNRNYQAARDQAVLPLLTRGATYRIGLLAEMKPQASIYVRINFYNRFQKSIAFTILKTADDQFTYPLDAYSYDIELVNAGCVYLHFQYLELEALNPTVSTIKGAKIFFAEPNQQKEVEESMYARQPNVKIFADNSDYLYLTDRCLEEIKEFLAQQAEPFPLYFIGSGPIGNFAAVYYATYVSMSQAYVTTDFYGTDWYQRKLDDLFQHPVDIRRFVGLTEDSSKVRFYDDLATKESLAFIAGSLNRVDYALQLVETE
- the gtfA gene encoding accessory Sec system glycosyltransferase GtfA, coding for MTVYNINLGIGWASSGVEYAQAYRGKVLRKLDIPAKFIFTDFFSQDNICDLTRNIGFKDEEIIWLYSHFTDMKIAPSSVAVADIRKEHPAQIVREEVDGAIVRLFFSENDFITIYRKSEETEIVRCVEIVSRGNLIRKDFYTYQKTFSEYYIPKDNRATLYQRSFYNEDGSVAYDELIGEYPIYRFPNRICYSKEEFMVYFMQSLSLTEKDIVILDRATGVGQAVFQYHTPAKLGVVVHAEHYSANAVTDHTILWNNFYDYQFTYSDDVDFFLVATDRQKETMLEQFETFENRTPQIRTIPVGSLASLHRPEKARKPFSLVTASRLASEKHIDWLVQAVSQAQKVLPELTFDIYGAGGEEQKLRQLIEELGAGEFIHLKGHHDLTDIYQHYQVYLAASTSEGFGLTLLEAIGSGLPIIGFDVPYGNQTFVKDGENGYLLPKFESHEEEKLVHSFAEKIISIFNQENLSDFHEVSYEIAENYLDEKVEQTWKDLVEEMTHD